In Rathayibacter sp. VKM Ac-2762, one DNA window encodes the following:
- a CDS encoding DsbA family oxidoreductase has translation MSAEPSPLSVDVWSDIACPWCYIGKRRFERGLEAFRAAHPEAPEVVVEYRSFELSPDTPEDYRGGEAAFLAEHKGIPEAQAQQMLDSVTAIAAGVGLDYHFESVRHVKTVTAHQALHHAKENGLQLELVERLLSAYFVEGRDLADPEVLASLAGEVGLDPAETRRALEDRRYLGRVQSDIAQAREYGISGVPFFVLDGRFGVSGAQEPAAFTEVLEHVLEQRAAVA, from the coding sequence GTGAGTGCTGAGCCGAGCCCCCTGTCCGTCGACGTCTGGTCCGACATCGCCTGCCCCTGGTGCTATATCGGGAAGCGCCGGTTCGAGCGCGGGCTCGAGGCCTTCCGCGCCGCGCACCCCGAGGCTCCGGAGGTCGTCGTGGAGTACCGCAGCTTCGAGCTCTCGCCGGACACGCCGGAGGACTACCGCGGGGGAGAGGCGGCGTTCCTCGCCGAGCACAAGGGCATCCCGGAGGCGCAGGCGCAGCAGATGCTCGACTCCGTCACGGCGATCGCGGCGGGCGTCGGCCTCGACTACCACTTCGAGTCGGTGCGCCACGTCAAGACGGTCACCGCCCACCAGGCGCTCCACCACGCCAAGGAGAACGGACTGCAGCTCGAGCTCGTCGAGCGTCTCCTGAGCGCGTACTTCGTCGAGGGCCGCGACCTGGCCGATCCGGAGGTGCTCGCCTCGCTCGCCGGCGAGGTCGGGCTCGACCCGGCGGAGACGCGCCGCGCTCTCGAGGACCGGCGCTACCTCGGGCGGGTGCAGTCCGACATCGCCCAGGCCCGCGAGTACGGGATCTCGGGGGTGCCGTTCTTCGTCCTCGACGGGCGCTTCGGCGTCTCCGGCGCCCAGGAGCCGGCGGCGTTCACCGAGGTCCTCGAGCATGTGCTGGAGCAGCGGGCGGCCGTCGCGTGA
- a CDS encoding TetR family transcriptional regulator, whose product MGAERTRQRILEAATEEFAAHGLAGARVDRIAARSGMSKPMLYSHFGAKERLFDAVFDAHVLANAQRVPFTAADPADYARRLYDDYLADPALMRLVMWKRLEQEPDGYLYAGNEGIDEANLADIAEQQRAGLLRPDLDPADLWTLLIATAAAWAQGSVTTVADPGDPDPVHQRRRAALGQVVDAALRLR is encoded by the coding sequence GTGGGAGCGGAGCGGACACGGCAGCGGATCCTCGAGGCGGCGACGGAGGAGTTCGCGGCGCACGGGCTGGCGGGAGCGCGGGTCGACCGCATCGCGGCACGGTCGGGGATGAGCAAGCCGATGCTGTACTCGCACTTCGGAGCGAAGGAGCGGCTGTTCGACGCGGTGTTCGACGCGCACGTGCTCGCCAACGCCCAGCGGGTGCCCTTCACGGCGGCGGACCCCGCGGACTACGCGAGACGGCTCTACGACGACTACCTGGCCGACCCCGCGCTGATGCGCCTGGTCATGTGGAAGCGGCTCGAGCAGGAGCCGGACGGCTACCTCTACGCGGGCAACGAGGGCATCGACGAGGCGAACCTCGCCGACATCGCGGAGCAGCAGCGCGCCGGCCTCCTCCGCCCCGACCTCGACCCTGCCGACCTCTGGACCCTCCTCATCGCTACCGCCGCGGCCTGGGCCCAGGGCTCCGTCACCACGGTCGCCGACCCGGGCGACCCCGACCCGGTGCACCAGCGCCGACGAGCCGCACTGGGACAGGTCGTCGACGCGGCCCTGCGACTCCGCTGA
- a CDS encoding SDR family oxidoreductase yields the protein MQIHDSTALVTGANRGIGAEFVRQLRARGARTVYAAARDVSSIAVSEGVVPVALDVTDPVRIEELAAELGDLQILVNNAGIAPTVPFLTGDVAEIRRTVETNAFGPLLLTRAFAGHLRRAGGGGVLNVLSVSSFTSFPGAESYSMSKAAAWSATDGLRLALAEQGTQVLGLHMGFVDTDMASWTDAPKSSPEAIVTAALDGLERGDSEVLADDIARSVKAGLALDPAERYGQLLAG from the coding sequence ATGCAGATCCACGATTCCACCGCCCTCGTCACCGGCGCCAACCGGGGCATCGGCGCCGAGTTCGTCCGGCAGCTCCGCGCCCGCGGCGCCCGCACCGTCTACGCCGCCGCCCGCGACGTCTCCTCGATCGCGGTGAGCGAGGGCGTCGTCCCCGTCGCGCTCGACGTGACGGACCCGGTGCGCATCGAGGAGCTGGCCGCCGAGCTCGGCGACCTGCAGATCCTCGTCAACAATGCGGGCATCGCGCCGACCGTGCCCTTCCTCACCGGCGACGTCGCCGAGATCCGCCGCACCGTCGAGACGAACGCGTTCGGACCGCTCCTGCTGACCCGCGCCTTCGCCGGCCACCTCCGTCGCGCCGGCGGCGGCGGCGTGCTCAACGTGCTGTCCGTGTCGTCCTTCACGTCGTTCCCGGGCGCCGAGTCCTACTCGATGTCGAAGGCGGCGGCGTGGAGCGCGACCGACGGCCTCCGCCTCGCTCTGGCCGAGCAGGGCACCCAGGTCCTCGGGCTGCACATGGGGTTCGTCGACACCGACATGGCGTCCTGGACGGACGCGCCCAAGTCCTCGCCGGAGGCGATCGTGACCGCCGCCCTCGACGGCCTCGAGCGCGGCGACTCCGAGGTGCTCGCCGACGACATCGCCCGCAGCGTCAAGGCCGGCCTCGCTCTCGATCCCGCGGAGCGCTACGGGCAGCTGCTCGCCGGCTGA
- a CDS encoding isoprenyl transferase codes for MKPFTHKDAEPYRPLDWTGIHPPAIPRKAVPGHVAIVMDGNGRWANSRGLTRIEGHKRGETALLDVVAGAIQIGVKHLSVYAFSTENWKRSPEEVRFLMGFNRDVLHRRRDQLNEWGVRIRWAGRKPRLWASVINELQFAERMTADNDVLTLTMCVNYGGRTEIADAVQRLAAEVQAGRLKPSGISEKTIARALYVPEMPDVDLFVRSSGEQRTSNFLLWQSAYAEMVFLDRLWPDFTRTDLWDAIEHYSGRSRRFGGAVDVPGASS; via the coding sequence ATGAAGCCCTTCACCCACAAGGACGCCGAGCCGTACCGCCCTCTCGACTGGACCGGGATCCACCCGCCCGCGATCCCGCGGAAGGCCGTTCCGGGGCACGTCGCCATCGTGATGGACGGGAACGGCCGCTGGGCGAACTCCCGCGGCCTGACTCGGATCGAGGGGCACAAGCGCGGCGAGACGGCGCTGCTGGACGTCGTGGCCGGGGCGATCCAGATCGGCGTGAAGCATCTCAGCGTCTACGCGTTCTCGACCGAGAACTGGAAGCGCTCGCCCGAGGAGGTGCGCTTCCTGATGGGCTTCAACCGCGATGTGCTGCACCGCCGCCGCGATCAGCTCAACGAGTGGGGCGTGCGCATCCGCTGGGCCGGCCGGAAGCCGCGCCTGTGGGCGTCGGTGATCAACGAGCTGCAGTTCGCCGAGCGGATGACCGCGGACAACGACGTGCTGACGCTCACCATGTGCGTCAACTACGGCGGGCGCACCGAGATCGCCGACGCGGTGCAGCGGCTCGCCGCCGAGGTCCAGGCGGGGCGGCTCAAGCCCTCCGGCATCTCCGAGAAGACGATCGCCCGGGCGCTCTACGTGCCCGAGATGCCGGACGTCGACCTCTTCGTGCGCTCCTCCGGCGAGCAGCGCACCAGCAACTTCCTGCTCTGGCAGAGCGCCTACGCCGAGATGGTGTTCCTCGACCGGCTCTGGCCGGACTTCACGCGGACCGACCTCTGGGACGCGATCGAGCACTACTCCGGCCGCTCCCGTCGCTTCGGCGGCGCGGTCGACGTCCCGGGGGCCTCCTCGTGA
- the dusB gene encoding tRNA dihydrouridine synthase DusB produces MSSTLTAAPPARTAPALRIGPLELDAPVVLAPMAGITNTAFRRLCREFGNGLYVSEMITSRALVERTPESMRLIRHHPSESVRSIQLYGVDPVTVAEAVTMLVAEDRADHIDLNFGCPVPKVTRKGGGAALPWKLPLFRQIVEGAVKAAGDVPLTVKMRKGIDPDHLTYLEAARAAEGAGVASIALHARTASEFYSGHADWSAIATLKETVTSVPVLGNGDIWSAEDALRMMAETGCDGVVVGRGCLGRPWLFGDLAAAFAGSDERFRPSLGQVAEAFRRHAELLVDFFESEERGCRDIRKHVAWYFKGYAVGGDLRARLATVESLAQLDELLATLDWTQPYPGEAAEGQRGRAGSPKVPSLPDRWLESRELDAGQRDAVSAAEIHNSGG; encoded by the coding sequence ATGTCCTCCACTCTCACGGCCGCCCCACCCGCGCGCACCGCGCCGGCGCTCCGGATCGGCCCCCTCGAACTCGACGCGCCGGTGGTGCTCGCCCCCATGGCGGGCATCACCAACACGGCGTTCCGCCGCCTCTGCCGCGAGTTCGGCAACGGCCTCTACGTGAGCGAGATGATCACCTCCCGCGCGCTCGTCGAGCGCACGCCGGAGTCGATGCGCCTCATCCGCCACCACCCCAGCGAGTCGGTGCGCTCGATCCAGCTCTACGGAGTGGACCCGGTCACGGTAGCCGAGGCGGTCACCATGCTCGTCGCCGAGGACCGGGCAGACCACATCGACCTCAACTTCGGCTGCCCCGTGCCCAAGGTCACCCGGAAGGGCGGGGGAGCGGCCCTGCCGTGGAAGCTCCCGCTGTTCCGGCAGATCGTCGAGGGCGCCGTGAAGGCCGCCGGCGACGTCCCGCTCACCGTCAAGATGCGCAAGGGCATCGACCCGGACCACCTCACCTACCTCGAGGCTGCCCGTGCCGCCGAGGGCGCCGGAGTCGCGTCGATCGCGCTGCACGCGCGCACCGCCTCCGAGTTCTACAGCGGGCACGCCGACTGGTCGGCGATCGCCACGCTCAAGGAGACGGTCACGAGCGTGCCCGTGCTGGGCAACGGCGACATCTGGTCGGCCGAGGACGCGCTGCGGATGATGGCCGAGACGGGCTGCGACGGAGTCGTCGTCGGTCGCGGCTGCCTCGGGCGCCCCTGGCTCTTCGGCGACCTCGCCGCCGCGTTCGCCGGCTCCGACGAGCGGTTCCGCCCTTCGCTCGGACAGGTCGCCGAGGCGTTCCGCCGCCACGCGGAGCTGCTCGTCGACTTCTTCGAGAGCGAGGAGCGCGGCTGCCGCGACATCCGCAAGCACGTCGCTTGGTACTTCAAGGGCTACGCCGTCGGCGGCGACCTCCGGGCCCGCCTGGCCACCGTCGAGTCGCTCGCGCAGCTCGACGAGCTCCTGGCGACGCTCGACTGGACGCAGCCCTACCCGGGCGAGGCGGCCGAGGGTCAGCGGGGCCGTGCCGGCTCGCCCAAGGTCCCCTCCCTCCCGGACCGCTGGCTCGAGTCCCGCGAGCTCGACGCCGGGCAGCGCGACGCGGTCTCGGCCGCCGAGATCCACAACAGCGGTGGATGA
- a CDS encoding Gfo/Idh/MocA family oxidoreductase has protein sequence MIRAGIVGFGLAGSVFHGPFLAADPAFEVVAVSTRDAGRRAAASAAHPEARIVPDLDAVLAERPELVVLASPPSVHREQAVRVLEAGVAVVIDKPFAPSTADADAIIAASERSGAPVFVFQNRRWDADLLTLRRLLGEGVLGEVLRFESTFERWSAPKTGRWQSETGPAEGGGILFDLGSHLVDQALLLFGPAVVTAAETRTVHEGSASEDDAFVSLLHHSGVRSHLTMSRVARATGPRFRVLGTRAAFSVDGLDPQETALRTGGARPDDDGFGEVAPEGWGVLVDDSGAHPVPSERGRYAAFLEQVARSLQDGAPSPVDVCEAREVVAVLEQAHALAAR, from the coding sequence GTGATCCGGGCCGGGATCGTCGGCTTCGGGCTCGCCGGCAGCGTCTTCCACGGTCCGTTCCTCGCGGCCGATCCCGCTTTCGAGGTCGTCGCCGTCTCCACCCGCGACGCCGGTCGGAGGGCCGCGGCCTCCGCCGCGCATCCGGAGGCCCGGATCGTGCCCGACCTCGACGCGGTGCTCGCCGAGCGGCCGGAGCTGGTCGTGCTCGCCTCGCCGCCGTCGGTGCACCGGGAGCAGGCCGTCCGGGTGCTCGAGGCCGGTGTCGCCGTCGTGATCGACAAGCCTTTCGCACCGAGCACGGCCGACGCGGACGCGATCATCGCCGCCTCCGAGCGGAGCGGTGCGCCCGTCTTCGTCTTCCAGAACCGGCGCTGGGACGCCGATCTGCTCACCCTCCGCCGCCTCCTGGGCGAAGGGGTCCTCGGCGAGGTCCTCCGCTTCGAGTCGACCTTCGAGCGCTGGAGCGCGCCGAAGACGGGCCGGTGGCAGAGCGAGACGGGTCCGGCCGAGGGTGGCGGGATCCTCTTCGATCTCGGCAGCCACCTGGTCGACCAGGCGCTGCTGCTGTTCGGCCCGGCGGTCGTCACGGCGGCCGAGACCCGGACCGTCCACGAGGGCTCGGCGAGCGAGGACGATGCGTTCGTCTCGCTCCTGCATCACAGCGGCGTCCGCTCCCACCTCACCATGAGCCGCGTCGCCCGGGCGACCGGCCCCCGCTTCCGCGTGCTCGGCACCCGCGCCGCCTTCAGCGTCGACGGCCTCGACCCGCAGGAGACCGCGCTCCGCACCGGCGGCGCCCGACCGGACGACGACGGCTTCGGCGAGGTCGCGCCCGAGGGATGGGGCGTCCTCGTCGACGACTCCGGCGCACACCCCGTGCCGAGTGAGCGGGGACGCTACGCCGCGTTCCTCGAGCAGGTCGCGCGGTCGCTCCAGGACGGCGCTCCCTCGCCGGTCGACGTCTGCGAGGCCCGCGAGGTCGTCGCCGTGCTCGAGCAGGCGCACGCCCTCGCCGCCCGCTGA
- a CDS encoding TetR/AcrR family transcriptional regulator, whose amino-acid sequence MAGRPRSFDRGAALRTAMNRFWSDGYDETTVAVLTRDIGISAPSLYAAFGDKDELFEAAAACYAGTANAVLEELLDRPTAREAVAAVVRVSAEGYSAPGTPAGCFVLSEPRLEARRREMEALVAARVERGIEEGDVPPETDAGSVAAFVVAVLSGMSTQARDGAPADRIAVIGELALGALPAATGVRAAGRTPGAPG is encoded by the coding sequence ATGGCAGGACGACCGAGGAGCTTCGATCGCGGAGCGGCGCTGCGGACCGCGATGAACCGCTTCTGGAGCGACGGCTACGACGAGACGACGGTCGCGGTGCTCACCCGGGACATCGGCATCTCGGCCCCGAGCCTCTACGCCGCCTTCGGCGACAAGGACGAGCTCTTCGAGGCCGCCGCGGCCTGCTACGCCGGCACCGCGAACGCCGTGCTCGAGGAGCTGCTCGACCGGCCGACGGCGCGCGAGGCCGTCGCCGCCGTCGTCCGAGTCAGTGCGGAGGGGTACTCCGCGCCCGGCACTCCTGCCGGCTGCTTCGTGCTGAGCGAGCCGCGGCTCGAGGCCCGTCGCCGCGAGATGGAGGCGCTCGTCGCCGCACGAGTCGAGCGCGGGATCGAGGAGGGCGACGTGCCGCCGGAGACGGACGCCGGATCCGTCGCCGCCTTCGTCGTCGCCGTGCTCAGCGGGATGTCGACGCAGGCCCGCGACGGAGCACCGGCGGACCGCATCGCGGTCATCGGCGAGCTCGCACTCGGCGCGCTGCCGGCGGCCACGGGCGTGCGAGCCGCAGGGCGCACGCCGGGAGCTCCCGGATGA
- a CDS encoding aminotransferase class V-fold PLP-dependent enzyme, which produces MSTALPNSADLRARFAGARGYHNACTLGLPPRETVEALRADLDGWSSGESTAAAYGAVAERARASFAAIAGVPVDRVAIGSQTSAMAAVLAASLPDGARVLCVDGDFSSIVFPFLAQAHRGVTVRSVALEALADSVEDGDDLVVFSAVQSSSGALADLDAVLEAAARHGVRTACDLTQAAGVLPVDASRFDATLTHAYKWLCSPRGVAFLTVSPAYAAELVPVQAGWYSGEDVWSSCYGPAMHLAENARRFDVSPAWQAFAGAEASLALFRSLDLDAVWAHASGLGDLLCERLDREPQHRALVSWPDEGGADLELLQAAGLRVSGRGGRLRIAFHLWNDESDVDELVRVLRE; this is translated from the coding sequence GTGAGCACCGCACTGCCGAACTCCGCCGACCTGCGCGCGCGCTTCGCCGGTGCCCGCGGCTACCACAACGCCTGCACCCTCGGCCTGCCGCCGCGGGAGACCGTCGAGGCGCTGCGGGCGGACCTCGACGGCTGGTCGTCCGGGGAGAGCACGGCCGCCGCCTACGGCGCTGTCGCCGAGCGCGCGCGTGCCTCGTTCGCCGCGATCGCCGGGGTCCCGGTCGACCGGGTCGCGATCGGCTCGCAGACCTCCGCCATGGCCGCCGTGCTCGCCGCCTCGCTGCCCGACGGGGCCCGCGTGCTCTGCGTGGACGGCGACTTCTCCTCCATCGTGTTCCCCTTCCTCGCCCAGGCGCACCGCGGAGTGACCGTGCGCTCCGTCGCGCTCGAGGCGCTGGCCGACTCCGTCGAGGACGGGGACGACCTCGTCGTCTTCTCCGCCGTGCAGTCCAGCAGCGGAGCGCTCGCCGATCTCGACGCCGTCCTCGAGGCGGCCGCGCGCCACGGAGTGCGGACCGCGTGCGACCTGACGCAGGCGGCCGGCGTCCTGCCGGTCGACGCCTCCCGCTTCGACGCGACCCTCACCCACGCCTACAAGTGGCTGTGCTCGCCGCGCGGAGTGGCGTTCCTCACCGTCTCGCCCGCCTACGCGGCCGAGCTCGTCCCCGTGCAGGCGGGCTGGTACTCGGGGGAGGACGTGTGGTCGTCCTGCTACGGACCGGCCATGCACCTGGCCGAGAACGCCCGCCGCTTCGACGTCTCGCCGGCCTGGCAGGCGTTCGCCGGCGCCGAGGCGTCGCTCGCTCTGTTCCGCTCGCTCGACCTCGACGCGGTCTGGGCGCACGCCTCCGGCCTCGGCGACCTGCTGTGCGAGCGGCTGGACCGGGAGCCTCAGCACCGGGCGCTCGTGTCCTGGCCGGACGAGGGGGGAGCGGACCTGGAGCTGCTGCAGGCCGCGGGTCTGCGCGTCTCGGGCCGCGGCGGCCGGCTCCGCATCGCCTTCCACCTCTGGAACGACGAGTCCGACGTGGACGAGCTCGTCCGCGTGCTGCGGGAATAG
- a CDS encoding YbaK/EbsC family protein, giving the protein MNGSTPVEDGSQRLEADASARGLAVEIVERPAAGSLHEAAALLGIEPGDIVKSLVVKRHDGGYLFALVPGGRQIAWPKLRAVVGVNKLRLPDETAALEATGYRRGTITPIGSTTAWPVYADERILGRRVAMGAGADGRSAFVDADALVAAYGATVADITVEEPPR; this is encoded by the coding sequence ATGAACGGGAGCACACCTGTGGAGGACGGTTCGCAGCGGCTGGAGGCGGACGCGTCCGCCCGCGGCCTGGCGGTCGAGATCGTGGAGAGGCCCGCTGCCGGCAGCCTGCACGAGGCGGCCGCGCTGCTGGGCATCGAGCCCGGCGACATCGTGAAGTCGCTCGTAGTGAAGCGCCACGACGGCGGCTACCTGTTCGCCCTCGTCCCCGGCGGGCGGCAGATCGCGTGGCCGAAGCTGCGCGCGGTGGTCGGAGTGAACAAGCTCCGCCTCCCGGACGAGACGGCCGCCCTCGAGGCGACCGGCTACCGGCGCGGCACCATCACCCCGATCGGGTCCACGACGGCCTGGCCGGTCTACGCCGACGAGCGGATCCTCGGCCGCCGCGTCGCGATGGGAGCCGGCGCCGACGGGCGCAGCGCCTTCGTCGACGCGGACGCCCTCGTGGCCGCCTACGGCGCGACCGTGGCCGACATCACCGTGGAGGAGCCTCCGCGCTGA
- a CDS encoding NAD(P)-dependent alcohol dehydrogenase: protein MLTTALLAERPGDSLRPTVVERRELRADDLDVRVDFCGVCHSDLHALGADAGFPLVPGHEFVGEVLAVGTGVTAFHPGDAVAVGNIVDSCGECGMCRAGQENFCASFPTLTYGGTDRIDGTPTLGAYSGRYVVSERFAYALPEGLDPAAAAPLLCAGITVWEPLRASGVGPGTRLGVAGLGGLGHLAVRLGAALGAEVTLLTTSPGKEADARRLGAQHVVVTTDAEALTAARDSLDVVIDTVSAPHDPADYLRVLALDGTLFLLGHLGTVTVDVLDLLVGRKRLASAGSGGRRCTQDLLDFCAAEGVAAEVEVLPVAEVGTALDRLARNDVRYRFVLDLRGIDDDLR, encoded by the coding sequence ATGCTCACCACTGCACTCCTCGCCGAGCGTCCCGGCGACTCCCTCCGCCCCACCGTCGTCGAGCGGCGCGAGCTGCGCGCCGACGACCTCGACGTCCGCGTCGACTTCTGCGGTGTCTGCCACAGCGACCTCCACGCGCTGGGCGCCGACGCCGGATTCCCGCTCGTTCCCGGCCACGAGTTCGTCGGCGAGGTCCTCGCCGTCGGCACGGGAGTCACGGCGTTCCATCCGGGCGACGCGGTCGCGGTGGGGAACATCGTCGACTCGTGCGGCGAGTGCGGCATGTGCCGCGCGGGCCAGGAGAACTTCTGCGCGAGCTTCCCGACGCTCACCTACGGCGGCACGGACCGGATCGACGGGACGCCCACGCTCGGGGCGTACTCCGGCCGGTACGTCGTGAGCGAGCGGTTCGCCTATGCACTCCCCGAGGGTCTGGATCCGGCCGCGGCCGCACCGCTTCTCTGCGCGGGGATCACGGTCTGGGAGCCGTTGAGAGCGTCGGGAGTCGGGCCCGGGACCCGCCTCGGTGTGGCGGGCCTCGGCGGACTCGGCCACCTGGCGGTCCGCCTCGGCGCGGCTCTCGGCGCCGAGGTCACGCTCCTGACCACGTCTCCGGGCAAGGAGGCGGACGCCCGCCGGCTCGGAGCGCAGCACGTCGTCGTCACGACGGACGCGGAGGCGCTCACCGCCGCCCGCGACTCGCTCGACGTCGTGATCGACACGGTGTCCGCCCCGCACGACCCGGCTGACTACCTGCGCGTGCTCGCCCTCGACGGCACCCTGTTCCTCCTCGGGCACCTCGGCACCGTGACTGTGGACGTCCTGGACCTGCTCGTCGGCAGGAAGCGGCTCGCCTCGGCCGGCAGCGGAGGGCGCCGCTGCACGCAGGACCTGCTCGACTTCTGCGCCGCGGAGGGCGTCGCCGCGGAGGTGGAGGTGCTGCCGGTCGCGGAGGTCGGGACCGCCCTCGACCGGCTGGCGAGGAACGACGTGCGCTACCGCTTCGTCCTCGACCTCCGCGGCATCGACGACGACCTCCGGTGA
- a CDS encoding endo alpha-1,4 polygalactosaminidase → MRPRRPRLGLLALVVAGLLLIQPAAASAAPLLPPANGVLDYQLGGAYAPASSVTIVDRDRTDAPAAGRYSICYVNAFQTQPGESAAFAKRHPELLVRRADGKPLADPGWPDEYLFDVSTAAKRTALLAIVGAWIDGCAEDGFDAVEADNLDSYTRSGGRLTKSQALAFATLLTARAHRSGLAIGQKNGADLAAAGKRTVGFDFAVVEECQVYDECAAYTDVYGRQVYEIEYTDNGRSAYSEACAAQGRSISVTLRDRDVVPRGAAGYVNRHC, encoded by the coding sequence ATGAGGCCGCGTCGGCCCCGTCTCGGCCTCCTCGCCCTGGTCGTCGCGGGGCTGCTGCTGATCCAGCCCGCCGCGGCCTCGGCGGCACCGCTGCTCCCTCCCGCGAACGGCGTCCTCGACTACCAGCTGGGAGGCGCCTACGCTCCGGCGTCGAGCGTCACCATCGTCGACCGCGACCGCACGGACGCGCCCGCCGCCGGCCGCTACAGCATCTGCTACGTGAACGCCTTCCAGACCCAGCCCGGCGAGAGCGCCGCCTTCGCGAAGCGGCACCCCGAGCTCCTGGTGAGGCGAGCGGACGGGAAGCCCCTCGCCGATCCGGGCTGGCCGGACGAGTACCTCTTCGACGTCTCGACCGCCGCGAAGCGGACCGCTCTGCTCGCGATCGTCGGCGCCTGGATCGACGGCTGCGCCGAGGACGGCTTCGACGCCGTCGAGGCCGATAATCTGGACAGCTACACCCGCTCGGGCGGGAGGCTGACGAAGTCGCAGGCGCTGGCGTTCGCCACCCTCCTGACGGCGCGCGCTCACCGCTCCGGCCTGGCGATCGGCCAGAAGAACGGAGCCGATCTCGCCGCTGCCGGGAAGAGGACGGTCGGCTTCGACTTCGCCGTCGTCGAGGAGTGCCAGGTCTACGACGAGTGCGCGGCGTACACGGACGTCTACGGGCGCCAGGTCTACGAGATCGAGTACACCGACAACGGCCGGTCCGCCTACTCCGAGGCCTGCGCCGCGCAGGGCCGGAGCATCTCGGTCACCCTCCGCGACCGCGACGTCGTCCCCCGTGGCGCAGCGGGCTACGTGAACCGGCACTGCTGA
- a CDS encoding deoxyguanosinetriphosphate triphosphohydrolase: MDDRALWGYSLVDTERFLPEDHSTRRSDFARDRARLFHSSALRRLAAKTQVLSPTAGVDFARNRLTHSLEVAQIGRELATSLDLDPDVVDTACLAHDIGHPPFGHNGERALNTWAEGIGGFEGNAQTFRLLTRLEPKVFGDDARPYGLNLTRASIDASCKYPWPDTRSVADPSGRAKFGFYADDAPAFAWMREGAPEGVRCIEAEVMDLSDDIAYSVHDFEDAVVSGYIDVEALGSRADHEDLVQSMHSWVGGEVGHDELVAAFDRLDSLDVWVSSWDGSRRDQARLKNLTSQLIGRFAAAATEATREAYQHPDLVRFGGHVVVPREQQAEIAVLKGIVATFVMSRNTRQPIYAQQREVLTRLADTLLDRGPGSLEPGFAEDWHAAPDDDARRRVVVDQVANLTDQSALAWFERLC; this comes from the coding sequence GTGGATGACCGCGCGCTCTGGGGGTACTCGCTCGTCGACACCGAGCGATTCCTGCCGGAGGACCACTCGACCCGCCGCTCCGACTTCGCCCGCGACCGCGCCCGGCTCTTCCACTCCAGCGCGCTCCGCCGCCTGGCCGCGAAGACCCAGGTGCTCAGCCCCACGGCGGGCGTCGACTTCGCGCGCAACCGCCTGACCCACTCGCTCGAGGTGGCGCAGATCGGCCGGGAGCTCGCCACGAGCCTCGACCTGGACCCCGACGTCGTCGACACGGCCTGCCTCGCGCACGACATCGGGCATCCGCCGTTCGGGCACAACGGCGAGCGCGCGCTCAACACCTGGGCCGAGGGGATCGGCGGCTTCGAGGGCAACGCGCAGACCTTCCGGCTGCTCACGCGGCTCGAGCCGAAGGTGTTCGGCGACGACGCCCGCCCCTACGGGCTGAACCTCACCCGCGCCAGCATCGACGCGAGCTGCAAGTACCCCTGGCCCGACACGCGCTCGGTCGCGGACCCGTCGGGGCGCGCCAAGTTCGGGTTCTACGCCGACGACGCCCCCGCGTTCGCCTGGATGCGCGAGGGCGCCCCCGAGGGGGTGCGCTGCATCGAGGCCGAGGTGATGGACCTCTCGGACGACATCGCGTACTCCGTGCACGACTTCGAGGACGCGGTGGTCTCCGGCTACATCGACGTCGAAGCACTCGGCTCCCGCGCCGACCACGAGGACCTCGTGCAGTCGATGCACTCCTGGGTCGGCGGGGAGGTCGGACACGACGAGCTCGTCGCCGCTTTCGACCGTCTCGACTCGCTCGACGTGTGGGTCTCCTCCTGGGACGGCTCCCGCCGCGACCAGGCCCGGCTCAAGAACCTCACCAGCCAGCTCATCGGCCGCTTCGCCGCCGCCGCCACCGAGGCCACCCGCGAGGCGTACCAGCACCCCGACCTCGTCCGCTTCGGCGGCCACGTCGTCGTCCCCCGCGAGCAGCAGGCCGAGATCGCCGTGCTCAAGGGGATCGTCGCGACGTTCGTGATGTCGCGGAACACCCGCCAGCCCATCTACGCCCAGCAGCGCGAAGTCCTCACCCGCCTCGCCGACACGCTCCTCGACCGCGGCCCGGGATCCCTCGAGCCCGGCTTCGCCGAGGACTGGCACGCCGCCCCCGACGACGACGCCCGCCGCCGCGTCGTCGTCGACCAGGTCGCCAACCTCACCGACCAGAGCGCCCTCGCCTGGTTCGAGAGGCTGTGCTGA